The Rissa tridactyla isolate bRisTri1 chromosome 6, bRisTri1.patW.cur.20221130, whole genome shotgun sequence genome includes a region encoding these proteins:
- the B3GNT5 gene encoding lactosylceramide 1,3-N-acetyl-beta-D-glucosaminyltransferase, giving the protein MFVSPRRVRKCHFLQIFATCFILYLMIFWEPFDNHIVSHMKSYSYRYLVNSYHFVNDSLSINRDNLDRVASYQYLINHREKCQQQDVLLLLFVKTSPENRHRRDAIRQTWGNENYVHSQLNANIKTLFALGRPTDHLQHTRLQRELQLEDRKYNDLIQQDFLDTFHNLTLKLLLQFSWMNAYCPHARFLMSADDDIFIHMPNLVAYLQSLAQMGVQDLWIGRVHRGSPPIRDKSSKYYVPYEMYQWPSYPDYTAGAAYVISNDVAAKVYEASLTLNTSLYIDDVFMGLCANKMGIVPQYHVFFSGEGKAPYHPCIYNKMMTSHGHVDDLHQLWKQATDPKVKKFSSGIWGRIYCRLVNIVLLCKLYYEDTYPCSAAFS; this is encoded by the coding sequence ATGTTTGTTAGTCCCAGAAGAgtcagaaaatgccattttttgcaGATATTTGCCACTTGCTTTATACTGTATCTTATGATTTTTTGGGAACCATTTGATAATCACATTGTGAGCCATATGAAGTCCTATTCATACAGATACCTCGTAAATAGCTACCATTTTGTGAATGACAGCCTGTCTATCAACAGGGATAACCTGGACAGAGTAGCAAGCTACCAGTACTTGATCAACCACAGAGAGAAATGTCAGCAGCAGGATGTCCTCCTCCTGTTGTTCGTGAAGACTTCTCCTGAAAACCGTCATCGGAGGGATGCAATTAGACAAACTTGGGGTAATGAGAACTACGTTCATTCTCAACTTAATGCCAACATTAAAACTCTTTTTGCTTTAGGACGACCAACAGATCATCTGCAGCACACACGGCTGCAAAGAGAACTTCAGCTGGAAGACCGTAAATACAATGATTTGATTCAGCAAGACTTCTTGGATACTTTCCACAATCTTACTCTTAAATTGCTTTTGCAGTTTAGCTGGATGAATGCCTACTGTCCCCATGCCAGGTTCCTTATGTCTGCAGATGATGATATATTTATCCATATGCCAAATCTTGTTGCTTATCTCCAAAGTCTAGCACAAATGGGTGTTCAAGATCTCTGGATTGGTCGTGTCCATCGTGGATCCCCTCCCATAAGAGACAAGAGTAGCAAATACTATGTTCCATATGAAATGTATCAGTGGCCATCTTATCCTGACTACACAGCAGGAGCTGCGTATGTCATATCAAATGATGTAGCAGCTAAAGTATATGAGGCTTCATTGACTCTCAATACAAGTCTTTATATAGATGATGTTTTCATGGGTCTCTGTGCCAATAAAATGGGAATTGTACCACAAtatcatgtatttttttctggggaaggaaaggcTCCGTATCATCCCTGCATTTACAACAAAATGATGACATCTCATGGACACGTAGATGATCTTCACCAGCTCTGGAAGCAGGCTACAGATCCCAAAGTCAAAAAGTTTTCTTCGGGGATTTGGGGTAGAATATACTGCAGACTAGTCAATATTGTGCTTCTCTGTAAACTATACTACGAGGACACATACCCTTGTTCAGCTGCATTTTCCTAA